From the Manihot esculenta cultivar AM560-2 chromosome 3, M.esculenta_v8, whole genome shotgun sequence genome, one window contains:
- the LOC110610431 gene encoding glutamate receptor 2.7 codes for MDIMHTFQFFSFLALTLLWTPSAAAEGSTRAKDSNPVKGIIGAIIDESSRIGKEERVAMEIAKEDFYSYSNQSLALHIKDSQGDPVRAALAAKELIGTQEVKAILGLQTWEEVSVVADTSSQNQVPILSFADTIPKCAAEKWPFLLQASPNKYKQMKVIAAIVQSWNWHQVTVLYEESMAGGVIPHLYDALREVGAEIRQVIGLSPFAAASSLSEDLETLQREECRVFIVHTSLSLAARLFERANKLKMMETGYVWIITDPITSLVHSVNASIINSMQGIVGVKSYFPETGECFQDFYKRFRKRFSTQYPDEDNNEPGIFAVQAYDACRTMALAINETNLGDQELLATVLHTKYHGLSGNFQFSHKVAMVNTFQIINIMGKSYRELGFWSNDSGFSKTIGEGANYNSSMNELGQVFWPGAPQYTPRGWSLPTSTNPLRIGVPVMSGYTEYVNVQQNLLGNNLFFSGFAIDVFYATLERLPFYLPYNFIPFNRTYDELVEQIHLKNFDAVVGDVSIVSNRYKHAEFTQPYTETGLMLIVPTRSTSCNAWLFMKPFTNSMWALIAAITVYNGFAVWLIERNHCNDLRGSLINQIGVILCLSFTTLFSLHGEKLHSNLSRMSMVVWLFVALVITQTYTANLASVLTVQRLEPTEVDDNSMVGYCRGSFNQKYLVEVLGYDEKRLRPYSRIDEYAQALKNKEIAAAFLEAPLAKVFFGRYCKGFMQVGPTYKVGGFGFAFPRGSPLLASMNEALLKVSESGKLRELENGMLASNKCRDNDMELEDENPSLGPNCFRVLFITTGATSSLALVSYILVKGICMLEHKSIWKLMLAVMKHWRFQKKHFTGRVSNADLHGNSTPDALHPV; via the exons ATGGACATAATGCATACTTTTCAATTCTTCTCTTTCTTGGCTTTAACTTTGTTATGGACCCCAAGTGCAGCAGCCGAGGGAAGCACCAGGGCGAAGGATAGTAACCCTGTTAAAGGCATCATTGGTGCTATTATAGATGAAAGTTCTCGTATTGGTAAGGAAGAAAGAGTAGCAATGGAAATTGCAAAGGAAGATTTTTATAGCTACAGCAACCAAAGTTTAGCTCTGCATATAAAGGACTCTCAAGGGGATCCCGTCCGAGCAGCTCTAGCAG CTAAGGAACTTATTGGCACACAAGAAGTGAAAGCCATTCTAGGACTGCAGACTTGGGAAGAGGTGTCAGTAGTTGCTGATACCAGCAGTCAAAATCAGGTTCCAATTCTTTCTTTTGCTGACACTATTCCGAAATGTGCAGCGGAGAAATGGCCTTTCCTACTCCAAGCTTCACCAAACAAATACAAACAAATGAAAGTCATTGCTGCAATTGTGCAGTCATGGAATTGGCATCAGGTCACTGTATTATATGAAGAATCCATGGCAGGTGGAGTCATACCACATCTTTATGATGCCCTGAGAGAAGTAGGTGCAGAAATCAGGCAAGTTATTGGCCTTTCTCCTTTCGCTGCTGCTTCTTCCTTGTCTGAAGATCTTGAAACTCTTCAAAGAGAAGAGTGTAGAGTCTTTATTGTTCATACCTCCTTATCATTGGCTGCACGCCTATTCGAAAGAGCAAACAAATTGAAGATGATGGAAACGGGCTATGTATGGATCATTACAGACCCCATTACAAGCCTTGTCCATTCAGTTAATGCCTCTATCATCAATTCTATGCAAGGAATTGTAGGAGTCAAAAGCTACTTCCCTGAAACAGGAGAATGTTTTCAAGATTTTTACAAAAGATTTCGCAAAAGATTTAGCACACAATATCCTGATGAGGATAACAATGAGCCAGGAATTTTTGCAGTGCAGGCCTATGATGCTTGCCGGACAATGGCTTTAGCAATCAATGAAACTAATCTTGGGGACCAGGAATTATTGGCAACAGTTTTGCATACCAAATATCACGGCTTATCTGGAAATTTTCAATTCAGCCATAAAGTGGCTATGGTGAATACATTTCAGATCATCAATATAATGGGAAAGAGTTATAGGGAACTTGGGTTTTGGTCAAATGACTCTGGCTTCTCGAAGACCATTGGTGAAGGTGCTAATTACAACTCTTCAATGAATGAACTGGGCCAAGTTTTCTGGCCAGGGGCACCTCAGTATACACCAAGAGGATGGTCTTTGCCTACAAGCACCAACCCACTAAGAATCGGTGTCCCTGTCATGTCAGGTTACACAGAGTATGTGAATGTGCAACAAAATCTCTTGGGAAATAATTTGTTTTTCTCTGGTTTTGCAATTGATGTCTTCTATGCTACACTAGAACGCTTGCCATTCTATTTGCCATACAATTTCATTCCCTTCAATAGAACTTACGATGAGCTGGTAGAGCAAATTCATCTAAAG AATTTTGATGCAGTAGTTGGAGATGTATCAATAGTTTCCAACAGATATAAGCATGCGGAATTTACTCAGCCCTACACTGAAACAGGATTGATGCTGATAGTTCCCACTCGATCAACATCCTGCAATGCATGGTTATTTATGAAGCCCTTCACAAATTCCATGTGGGCACTAATTGCAGCCATAACTGTCTATAATGGTTTTGCTGTTTGGTTGATAGAGAGAAATCACTGCAATGACCTCAGAGGCTCCCTCATAAACCAAATAGGAGTCATTCTATGCTTATCCTTCACCACTCTTTTCTCCTTGCATG GGGAAAAATTGCACAGCAATCTATCAAGGATGTCAATGGTAGTATGGTTGTTTGTGGCACTAGTCATAACACAGACTTACACTGCAAACCTTGCCAGTGTGCTCACCGTCCAGAGGCTTGAACCTACAGAAGTAGACGACAATTCAATGGTTGGATATTGTAGAGGTTCCTTTAACCAAAAGTATTTGGTTGAAGTTTTAGGCTACGATGAAAAAAGGTTGCGGCCTTATTCCAGAATAGATGAATATGCACAAGCCCTCAAGAACAAGGAAATTGCTGCTGCTTTTCTTGAAGCTCCTCTGGCGAAAGTGTTCTTTGGAAGATACTGCAAGGGCTTTATGCAAGTTGGGCCAACATACAAAGTTGGAGGATTTGGATTT GCATTTCCACGAGGGTCTCCATTATTAGCTAGCATGAATGAAGCTCTACTGAAGGTATCAGAAAGTGGAAAGCTTCGAGAGCTAGAAAACGGAATGCTTGCATCAAACAAGTGTAGGGACAACGATATGGAATTGGAAGATGAAAATCCCAGCCTGGGGCCCAACTGCTTCCGAGTACTCTTTATAACAACTGGAGCTACATCATCACTTGCTCTCGTCTCCTATATTTTGGTTAAAGGTATTTGTATGCTGGAACACAAATCAATATGGAAACTGATGTTGGCTGTTATGAAACACTGGCGCTTTCAAAAGAAGCATTTCACTGGAAGAGTAAGCAATGCTGACCTCCATGGTAATTCCACCCCAGATGCATTACACCCAGTTTAG
- the LOC110611575 gene encoding basic leucine zipper 34, whose amino-acid sequence MLYVFYMMDTPIWKNYFHTISTRVLRFSDYSMAELPPRIPTVTPNWPPLFPPQTMSNYFSNTHTAAAVVDTHQPSCVDEFSDFTSTRRAAHRRCINDSIAFLETSTTPLDEDCNNQTNNNNDNNNYYVPSNGFISSNFEFDRLDDDQLMYIYSDDMSLSMLPSSSNPSTASGQNSNNDDKPMVGFNQHQQHKKKQQPAKIESGEVKSTCKQEPRTQQLPTSPNGDPTIIDPKRVKRVLANRKSAQRSRARKLQYISELERSVTTLQMEVSALSPRVAFLDHQRLALNVDNSALKQMIAALAQDNIFKDALQEELKKEIERLQKLHKQQNRKEMNKSNAAPSNHQTMHHVGKEDLLIS is encoded by the exons ATGCTCTACGTTTTTTATATGATGGACACGCCCATctggaaaaattattttcatacaaTATCTACCCGTGTTCTAAGGTTTTCAGATTATAGCATGGCTGAATTGCCTCCCAGAATACCCACTGTCACCCCAAATTGGCCTCCATTGTTTCCACCTCAAACAATGTCTAATTATTTCTCTAATACTCACACCGCCGCCGCCGTCGTTGACACCCATCAACCCTCCTGTGTTGATGAATTTTCGGACTTCACGTCCACTAGACGAGCCGCTCATCGCCGTTGTATAAACGATTCCATCGCATTTCTTGAGACAAGTACAACACCATTGGACGAGGACTGCAACAACCAGACTAATAACAACAacgataataataattattatgttcCCTCAAATGGCTTTATCTCCAGCAATTTTGAGTTCGACAGGCTAGATGACGACCAGCTCATGTACATTTACTCCGACGACATGTCGTTGTCGATGCTACCATCCTCGTCAAACCCATCAACAGCGTCCGGTCAGAACAGTAACAATGATGATAAACCAATGGTGGGATTTAAtcaacatcaacaacataaaaaGAAGCAGCAACCGGCCAAGATTGAGTCTGGGGAGGTGAAGAGCACATGCAAGCAAGAACCACGAACGCAACAGCTTCCCACATCTCCTAATGGCGACCCTACCATTATCGACCCTAAGAGGGTTAAGAG AGTTTTGGCAAATCGTAAATCTGCTCAAAGGTCAAGAGCGAGGAAATTACAATACATTTCAGAGCTTGAGCGGAGTGTCACGACATTACAG ATGGAAGTTTCAGCATTGTCACCAAGAGTAGCGTTTCTGGACCATCAAAGGTTGGCTTTGAATGTTGATAACAGTGCTCTAAAGCAAATGATTGCTGCTTTGGCTCAAGACAACATTTTCAAAGATG CTCTACAAGAGGAATTGAAGAAGGAAATAGAGAGGCTACAGAAACTGCATAAGCAACAGAACCGAAAAGAGATGAACAAAAGCAATGCAGCACCATCAAACCATCAAACCATGCACCATGTGGGCAAGGAGGATCTTCTCATCAGCTGA
- the LOC110611576 gene encoding homogentisate 1,2-dioxygenase: MENAQSVPEKTSSNHHNRQGVNKTDGRDFPSDDHDYQSGFANSFESEAIPGALPHGQNSPLVCPYGLYAEQFSGTSFTSPRKLNQRSWLYRIKPSVTHEPFKPRIPSNGKLVSEFDKTNSCATPTQLRWKPVDIPDSPTDFVDGLYTVCGAGSSFLRHGYAIHMYAANKSMENCAFCNADGDFLIVPQQGRLWITTECGKLQVSPGEIVVLPQGFRFAVDFPDGPSRGYVAEIYGTHFQLPDLGPIGANGLAASRDFLVPKAWFEECSRPGYTIIQKFGGELFTAKQDFSPFNVVAWHGNYVPYKYDLKKFCPYNTVLIDHSDPSINTVLTAPTDKPGVALIDFVVFPPRWLVAEHTFRPPYYHRNCMSEFMGLIYGGYEAKADGFLPGGASLHSCMTPHGPDTKTYEATIAQGNDAGPYKITNTMAFMFESALIPRICKWAVESPSVDHDYYQCWIGLKSHFSHGADANSNGV; encoded by the exons ATGGAGAATGCACAAAGCGTCCCGGAGAAGACAAGCTCCAACCACCACAATCGTCAAGGGGTCAACAAAACCGATGGCCGTGATTTCCCCTCCGACGACCACGATTACCAATCAGGATTCGCCAACAGCTTCGAGTCGGAGGCTATCCCTGGAGCCTTGCCTCATGGCCAGAATAGCCCTCTTGTGTGTCCTTATGGTCTTTACGCCGAGCAGTTCTCTGGGACCTCCTTTACTTCACCTCGCAAGCTTAATCAACGCAG TTGGCTATATCGAATTAAACCATCGGTTACCCATGAACCGTTTAAGCCTCGGATTCCAAGTAATGGGAAGCTAGTGAGCGAATTTGACAAGACAAACAGTTGTGCAACGCCTACTCAGCTGCGGTGGAAGCCTGTGGATATCCCCGACTCCCCAACTGATTTTGTTGATGGATTATACACAGTTTGTGGGGCTGGTAGCTCCTTTCTCCGCCATGGATATGCTATTCACAT GTACGCAGCTAACAAATCGATGGAAAACTGTGCTTTCTGCAATGCTGATGGTGACTTCTTGATAGTTCCCCAGCAAGGAA GGTTATGGATCACTACTGAATGTGGAAAGCTGCAAGTCTCTCCGGGTGAAATTGTTGTTTTACCTCAAGGATTCCGTTTTGCTGTAGATTTTCCGGATGGTCCATCACGTGGTTATGTTGCTGAGATTTATGGTACCCATTTCCAGCTTCCTGATCTTGGGCCAATAG gtGCTAATGGTCTTGCTGCTTCaagggattttcttgttcctaaGGCCTGGTTTGAGGAGTGTTCTCGTCCAGGATACACTATCATACAAAAGTTTGGTGGAGAACTATTTACTGCAAAACAGGATTTTTCTCCTTTCAATGTAGTTGCCTGGCATGGTAATTATGTTCCATATAAA TATGATCTCAAAAAGTTTTGCCCCTATAATACTGTGTTGATTGATCATAGTGATCCATCAATAAATACAG TTCTGACAGCACCAACTGATAAGCCTGGAGTGGCGTTGATTGACTTTGTTGTTTTTCCTCCTCGGTGGTTGGTTGCTGAGCATACTTTCAGACCTCCGTATTACCATCGCAATTGTATGAGTGAATTTATGGGCCTGATTTATGGTGGATATGAG GCAAAAGCCGATGGATTCCTCCCAGGTGGTGCAAGTCTTCATAGCTGCATGACTCCACATGGTCCTGATACAAAGACATATGAG GCTACCATTGCACAGGGGAATGATGCAGGACCGTATAAAATCACCAATACAATGGCTTTCATGTTTGAATCAGCTTTAATCCCCAGAATCTGCAAATGGGCAGTTGAGTCCCCATCTGTGGATCATGATTATTACCAGTGTTGGATTGGACTCAAATCCCATTTTTCACATGGAGCAGATGCTAACAGCAATGGCGTATAA